In Microbacterium sp. AB, a single genomic region encodes these proteins:
- the ffh gene encoding signal recognition particle protein, whose protein sequence is MATFGTLSERLTDTFRNLRTKGKLSPADVDGTVREIRRALLDADVALQVVKEFTAKVRERALGDDVNKALNPAQQVVQIVNEELVGILGGEQRRLELAKTPPTVIMLAGLQGSGKTTFAGKLAKRLEKDGHTPLLVAADLQRPNAVNQLQVVAERAGAAIYAPEPGNGVGDPVKVSRDGVEHARRQQHDVVIIDTAGRLGVDEELMKQASDIRGATRPDEVLFVIDAMIGQDAVNTAKAFQEGVDVTGIVLSKLDGDARGGAALSVASVTGRPIIFASTGEGLDDLEDFHPDRMASRILDLGDVLTLIEQAQEAFDEEEAQKVAEKLATEQFTLEDFLEQMQQLKKMGSMKKMLGMLPGMGQMKQQLDDFDEREIDRTEAIIRSMTPVERTNTKILNGSRRLRIARGSGVTVTDVNQLVNRFEQAAKMMKTVARGGTPNIPGMGAMPGMGRPGASAKRGKKGKKAQGSRSGNPARRAAENAGAPASEPTGSGFGLGGGATQPSETDLAEIQKLFGKS, encoded by the coding sequence ATGGCTACTTTCGGCACGCTCTCCGAGCGCCTCACCGACACCTTCCGCAACCTCCGCACCAAGGGCAAGCTGTCGCCCGCGGACGTCGACGGGACGGTGCGGGAGATCCGCCGCGCCCTGCTCGACGCGGACGTCGCGCTCCAGGTCGTGAAGGAGTTCACGGCGAAGGTGCGCGAGCGCGCGCTGGGCGACGACGTGAACAAGGCGCTCAACCCGGCGCAGCAGGTCGTGCAGATCGTCAACGAGGAGCTCGTCGGCATCCTCGGCGGCGAGCAGCGCCGCCTTGAGCTCGCCAAGACGCCGCCGACCGTCATCATGCTCGCCGGTCTCCAGGGCTCGGGCAAGACGACTTTCGCGGGGAAGCTCGCCAAGCGGCTGGAGAAGGACGGGCACACGCCGCTCCTCGTCGCCGCCGACCTGCAGCGCCCCAACGCCGTGAACCAGCTGCAGGTCGTCGCCGAGCGCGCGGGGGCCGCGATCTACGCGCCCGAGCCGGGCAACGGCGTCGGAGATCCCGTCAAGGTCTCGCGCGACGGCGTGGAGCACGCCCGTCGCCAGCAGCACGACGTCGTCATCATCGACACCGCCGGGCGACTGGGCGTCGACGAGGAGCTCATGAAGCAGGCCTCCGACATCCGCGGCGCGACGCGGCCGGACGAGGTGCTCTTCGTCATCGACGCCATGATCGGACAGGACGCGGTGAACACCGCGAAGGCCTTCCAGGAGGGCGTCGACGTCACGGGCATCGTGCTGTCGAAGCTCGACGGCGACGCGCGGGGCGGCGCCGCGCTGTCGGTCGCGTCGGTCACCGGCCGGCCGATCATCTTCGCCTCGACGGGCGAGGGGCTCGACGACCTCGAGGACTTCCACCCCGACCGCATGGCGAGCCGCATCCTCGACCTCGGCGACGTGCTCACCCTCATCGAGCAGGCCCAGGAGGCCTTCGACGAGGAGGAGGCGCAGAAGGTCGCCGAGAAGCTCGCGACGGAGCAGTTCACCCTCGAGGACTTCCTCGAGCAGATGCAGCAGCTCAAGAAGATGGGCTCCATGAAGAAGATGCTCGGGATGCTCCCGGGCATGGGGCAGATGAAGCAGCAGCTCGACGACTTCGACGAGCGCGAGATCGATCGCACGGAGGCGATCATCCGCTCGATGACGCCCGTCGAGCGGACGAACACGAAGATCCTCAACGGCTCGCGCCGCCTGCGCATCGCGCGGGGATCGGGCGTGACCGTCACGGACGTGAACCAGCTCGTGAACCGCTTCGAGCAGGCCGCGAAGATGATGAAGACGGTCGCCCGCGGCGGGACGCCGAACATCCCCGGCATGGGCGCGATGCCCGGCATGGGCAGGCCCGGCGCATCGGCCAAGCGCGGCAAGAAGGGCAAGAAGGCGCAGGGATCGCGTTCGGGCAACCCGGCCAGGCGCGCCGCGGAGAACGCGGGGGCTCCGGCCTCGGAGCCCACCGGCTCGGGCTTCGGCCTGGGCGGCGGCGCGACGCAGCCGAGCGAGACGGACCTCGCGGAGATCCAGAAGCTCTTCGGCAAGAGCTGA